A region of Sparus aurata chromosome 8, fSpaAur1.1, whole genome shotgun sequence DNA encodes the following proteins:
- the fa2h gene encoding fatty acid 2-hydroxylase, producing the protein MSPSTSPRFFSEREVACHCTKESCWVLMGTRVYDVTAFLRMHPGGEALILHRSGKDVSGEMEGPPHRHSENARRWMEQYYIGELAKDSGTDEAQTLRERRKGSEQTDGQTSEKTVKEEDEDSPFNRCSSVDLDKDLVDWRKPLAWQVGHLGEKYDAWVHQPVDRPIRLFGNSFLEASTKTSWYWVPVVWLPIVFYLSWHCYTTLSEGTTRIVLGSDFSIPIHKYIFPMLFLTGWFLWSFIEYCIHRFVFHMKPPAHNYYLIMLHFLLHGQHHKSPFDGSRLVFPPGLASLVVGSFYIILRNTMPDILGICVFVGGLCGYVVYDMIHYYLHYGSPKRGSYMYSLKAYHVKHHFEHQRSGFGITTTFWDHPFNTVIPDEKF; encoded by the exons ATGTCTCCGTCCACGTCCCCCCGGTTCTTCTCGGAGAGGGAGGTGGCCTGCCACTGTACCAAAGAGTCCTGCTGGGTTCTGATGGGGACCAGGGTGTACGACGTGACCGCCTTCTTGCGGATGCATCCGGGCGGGGAGGCGCTGATACTGCACCGGTCGGGCAAGGATGTTAGCGGGGAGATGGAGGGACCCCCGCACCGGCACTCCGAGAACGCCCGGCGGTGGATGGAGCAGTACTACATCGGGGAGCTGGCAAAAGACAGCGGCACCGACGAGGCACAG actctgagagagaggaggaagggaagtgaacagacggacggacagacgtcAGAAAAGAcggtgaaggaggaggatgaagacagcCCATTCAACCGCTGCAGCTCAGTGGACCTGGACAag GATTTGGTGGACTGGCGGAAGCCCCTGGCTTGGCAGGTCGGCCACCTCGGAGAGAAATATGATGCATGGGTTCACCAGCCAGTCGACAGGCCGATCAGACTGTTTGGAAACTCCTTCCTGGAGGCCAGCACCAAGACTTCCTG GTACTGGGTTCCAGTGGTGTGGCTTcctattgtgttttatttaagttGGCACTGCTACACCACCCTGTCAGAGGGCACCACCAGGATAGTCCTCGGTTCAg aCTTTTCAATCCCGATCCATAAGTACATTTTCCCAATGCTCTTTTTGACGGGCTGGTTCTTATGGTCATTCATCGAGTACTGCATCCATCGCTTTGTCTTTCACATGAAACCACCGGCCCATAACTATTACCTCATCATGCTCCACTTCCTCCTACACGGACAACACCACAAG TCTCCGTTTGACGGCTCTCGACTGGTCTTCCCTCCCGGCCTGGCCTCCTTAGTGGTGGGAAGTTTCTACATAATCCTTCGCAACACGATGCCAGATATCCTTGGGATATGCGTGTTTGTCGGGGGACTGTGTGGCTACGTTGTGTACGATATGATCCACTACTACCTTCACTACGGCTCGCCAAAGAGAGGCTCGTATATGTACAGCCTGAAGGCCTACCATGTCAAACACCACTTTGAGCACCAGAGATCAG GTTTTGGAATCACCACTACATTCTGGGACCACCCCTTCAACACAGTCATCCCCGATGAGAAATTCTAA